Proteins co-encoded in one Xanthomonas campestris pv. badrii genomic window:
- the uxaC gene encoding glucuronate isomerase: protein MSTPVSLTLHDDRLLPADPGTRAIARRLYAQIARLPIISPHGHTDPAWFATNAAFANATELLLVPDHYVFRMLYSQGIDLDALGIPRADGTRAAVDPRAAWRVFAEHFALLRGTPSALWLNHVFHEVFDLRIRLDAATADHYYDHITAALQTPAFAPRALFERFAIEVIATTESPLDSLQHHAAIADSGWTGRVLTAYRPDPVVDPEHEQFAGALQQFGALTGEDVLTWPGYLRAHRQRRAFFAAHGATSTDHGHPSAATADLSPGQAQRLFETVVRGAATPEQAELFRAQVLTEMAAMSLDDGLVMQLHPGCFRNHNQPLFQRYGRDKGADIPMRTDYVHALKPLLDRYGNDPRLRLIVFTLDETSYSRELAPLAGHYPALLLGPAWWFHDAPEGMWRFREQTLASAGFYNTVGFNDDTRAFLSIPARHDVARRVDSAFLAKLVAEHRLDEDEAAEIAVDLAYRLPKQAYKL from the coding sequence ATGTCCACACCTGTTTCCCTGACCCTGCACGACGACCGGCTGTTACCCGCCGACCCTGGCACCCGTGCGATCGCGCGCCGTCTGTATGCACAGATCGCCAGGCTGCCGATCATCAGCCCGCATGGGCACACCGACCCGGCCTGGTTTGCGACCAATGCGGCGTTCGCCAATGCAACAGAACTGCTGCTGGTGCCCGATCACTACGTGTTTCGCATGCTCTACAGCCAGGGCATCGACCTGGATGCGCTGGGCATTCCGCGCGCCGATGGCACCCGCGCAGCGGTGGACCCGCGCGCGGCATGGCGGGTGTTTGCCGAACACTTCGCGTTGTTGCGCGGCACGCCGTCGGCGTTGTGGCTCAACCATGTCTTCCACGAAGTGTTCGATCTGCGCATCCGACTGGATGCGGCCACCGCCGATCACTATTACGACCACATCACCGCCGCGCTGCAGACGCCCGCATTCGCACCGCGGGCCTTGTTCGAGCGCTTTGCCATCGAGGTGATCGCCACCACCGAGTCGCCGCTGGACAGCCTGCAGCATCATGCCGCCATCGCCGACAGCGGATGGACCGGACGCGTGCTGACCGCCTACCGTCCGGACCCGGTGGTGGACCCGGAGCACGAGCAGTTTGCCGGCGCGCTGCAGCAGTTCGGCGCGCTCACCGGCGAGGATGTGCTGACCTGGCCCGGCTATCTGCGCGCGCACCGGCAGCGCCGCGCGTTCTTTGCGGCGCACGGCGCCACCTCCACCGATCACGGTCACCCCAGCGCCGCCACGGCCGACCTGTCGCCGGGGCAGGCGCAGCGCCTGTTCGAGACCGTGGTACGCGGCGCGGCAACGCCGGAGCAGGCCGAGCTGTTCCGCGCGCAGGTGCTGACCGAAATGGCGGCGATGAGCCTGGACGACGGGCTGGTGATGCAGCTGCATCCGGGGTGCTTTCGCAATCACAACCAGCCGCTGTTCCAGCGCTACGGGCGCGACAAGGGCGCCGATATCCCGATGCGCACCGACTATGTGCATGCGCTCAAGCCACTGCTGGATCGTTACGGCAACGACCCGCGGCTGCGCTTGATCGTGTTCACCCTGGACGAAACCAGCTACAGCCGTGAACTGGCGCCACTGGCCGGACATTACCCGGCGCTGCTGCTGGGCCCGGCGTGGTGGTTCCATGACGCGCCCGAAGGCATGTGGCGCTTCCGCGAGCAGACCCTGGCCAGCGCCGGCTTCTACAACACGGTGGGCTTCAACGACGACACCCGTGCCTTCCTGTCGATTCCCGCCCGGCACGATGTCGCGCGACGCGTGGACAGCGCGTTCCTGGCCAAGCTGGTGGCCGAGCATCGGCTGGACGAGGACGAGGCTGCGGAGATCGCGGTGGATCTGGCTTACCGCCTGCCCAAGCAGGCCTACAAGCTGTGA